The Endozoicomonas montiporae CL-33 genome contains a region encoding:
- a CDS encoding YhdP family protein gives MLPRLKRALRWSFKLTLASLLLLALLLLGVRVSFSLLPLFHERVVSYLNDQLDTDFVIDVLEPEWDGINPTLTLRGLSLQGHEAERPAFLVDRLDVELNTLSTLLSFTPIVDHLEANAISVVLEGDAKKRWSLFGIKQLDEDRQASPTFDIQGFLHWLSMQGYVDLTSIQLELLPEGQEPVVFDTRHLLLSEESGQKHLDWLLQVGDGSVNFTSHGSGTNRWNANWSGTLAINNADLSRLCLLVDDCSQYLLDAHLNADSQWRFQTGHWQFDGQLALTDLFYSLGGEASTVPTSVETDFSVLGYSQGQVVSDWNTELNNTRIALGENKVFIDNTKLRGQHQGEAVINLAVKTLDLAPVKRLALESGMLPGFTADLVRTLDPSGVLKEITVRYLPDRDPLADGSIVTRALLDNVAVGAWEGAPSGGNVSGRLHMNTLSGYFDLDTEDFRLGFPELFRDEWVYSTAKARLYWDVVDDIYRLKSDNIAVVGDEGRLNATMLLDIPFGRRSDQPNFLDIDVSIAEGDARYAMKYLPVHILEDSLSDWLEEAIVDATIHDGGFSMAGPLDSNVEEPLLWNLFFDVENGEFAYDPDWPVVTGFKGRIAVDNDDVKIAADKGRVFGALLEQAAVSLDMNDPLLTLHLDGQVKGQGKDIVRLLTETPLVDYSGGIAKGWTMGGDFSGQLSLVLPIEDVEKVEVKVDLETANGSFASKTPNIELDQIQGAFAYDTANGLQSEQLQARFLGDTIQGSITSSIDYLGHETMQVDWQGRVATDALQNWLELDFLSLLEGASDYSGSLVLKDSGPLQAQVSISSELEGIEIELPAPLGVAADDKKLLTIRQNVYRDRNELFVRLGDVGRAHFLFDPEYDFKAAAVHLGKNGALPSMEPGKILVSGTVPELDIEPWIAVFDGQPPGEEELTLLSQVEMDNVKIDRLIYDDYVLKDLMLRVKLGSNYTEVTVNSEPVDGQLLIPSRPSLPFTLDMNRLHLPEPPEKDDDQADGDEDWLAHIDPRDLPSAIVKIDSLKIGHRNLGDLSFIMQPVPGGKRISDINSGIEGMRFTGSLDWQYVNDQHHTRYQGGLRGKHIDRLQESLGLPVMVEAKDTRIDTTLDWQGSPLGVNMDTLNGTLKLRHKEGILKQLDGGAGALKLFGIFNTEALLRRIRLDFSDLYSSGVSFDTMKGQLDFDNGIITFEEPLSVEGPSSNFKLDGLVNTRDEVMDLSLVVTLPVTSNLPILSVLFGTAPQVAGIIYLADKLVGRQVDQLASIRYRITGSFDEPSVTLNQLFSGDPQKNGTNGQ, from the coding sequence ATGCTACCCCGTCTTAAACGTGCTTTACGCTGGAGTTTCAAGCTGACCTTGGCGAGCCTGCTGTTGCTGGCTCTGCTATTGCTGGGTGTGCGTGTCAGTTTCAGTCTGCTGCCCCTGTTTCACGAGCGGGTGGTGAGTTATCTGAATGATCAGCTGGACACCGATTTTGTTATTGATGTATTGGAACCGGAGTGGGATGGGATTAACCCGACCCTGACCCTGCGCGGCTTAAGCCTGCAGGGGCATGAAGCGGAGCGTCCTGCGTTTCTGGTGGATCGGCTGGATGTGGAACTGAATACACTTTCTACCCTGTTGAGCTTCACCCCGATTGTTGACCATCTGGAAGCCAATGCCATCAGTGTGGTGCTGGAAGGCGATGCCAAAAAAAGGTGGTCACTGTTTGGCATAAAGCAGCTGGATGAAGACCGGCAGGCATCGCCAACATTCGATATTCAGGGCTTTTTGCACTGGCTGAGTATGCAGGGCTATGTTGACCTGACCAGTATTCAGCTGGAGCTGCTGCCAGAAGGGCAGGAGCCGGTGGTTTTTGATACCCGTCATCTGTTGTTAAGTGAAGAATCGGGGCAGAAGCATCTGGACTGGTTATTACAGGTGGGTGATGGCTCCGTCAACTTTACCTCTCATGGCAGTGGTACGAATCGCTGGAATGCCAACTGGTCCGGCACGCTGGCTATTAACAATGCCGACCTTTCCCGGCTGTGTCTGCTGGTAGACGACTGTAGCCAGTATTTGCTGGATGCTCATTTGAACGCAGACAGTCAATGGCGTTTCCAGACCGGGCACTGGCAGTTTGACGGACAGCTGGCACTGACTGATCTGTTTTACTCGCTGGGTGGTGAAGCTTCTACCGTTCCAACCTCGGTTGAAACCGATTTTAGCGTATTGGGATACAGTCAGGGACAAGTAGTCTCGGACTGGAATACGGAACTGAATAATACCCGCATTGCTTTGGGTGAAAACAAGGTATTCATTGATAACACCAAACTGCGCGGTCAGCATCAGGGTGAAGCCGTTATTAACCTTGCGGTTAAAACGCTGGATCTGGCACCGGTGAAGCGTCTGGCTCTGGAGTCTGGAATGCTACCCGGGTTTACTGCTGATCTGGTGAGAACACTGGACCCGTCAGGCGTTTTGAAAGAGATCACCGTTCGTTATCTGCCAGACAGAGATCCGTTGGCTGACGGCTCTATTGTCACCCGGGCATTATTGGACAATGTGGCCGTAGGGGCCTGGGAAGGTGCACCCTCTGGCGGCAATGTGTCCGGCCGGTTGCACATGAATACCCTGAGCGGTTATTTCGATCTGGACACCGAAGATTTCAGACTGGGCTTTCCTGAACTGTTTCGTGATGAGTGGGTTTACTCTACGGCCAAAGCCCGGCTTTACTGGGATGTCGTGGACGACATCTATCGTTTGAAAAGCGATAACATTGCGGTTGTCGGTGATGAAGGGCGGCTGAATGCCACTATGCTGCTGGATATACCGTTTGGACGCAGGTCGGATCAACCCAATTTTCTGGATATTGATGTCTCCATTGCAGAAGGTGATGCCCGATACGCAATGAAATATCTGCCGGTGCATATTCTGGAAGACAGCCTGAGCGACTGGCTGGAAGAAGCCATTGTCGACGCAACGATTCACGACGGTGGTTTCAGCATGGCAGGCCCGCTGGACAGCAATGTGGAAGAACCTCTGCTCTGGAATCTGTTCTTTGATGTTGAAAACGGTGAATTTGCCTACGATCCGGACTGGCCGGTTGTGACCGGTTTTAAAGGACGCATAGCTGTTGATAACGATGATGTAAAGATCGCCGCCGATAAAGGTCGGGTGTTTGGTGCGTTGTTAGAGCAGGCCGCTGTATCTCTTGATATGAACGATCCGCTGTTGACGCTGCATCTTGATGGTCAGGTAAAAGGGCAGGGTAAGGATATTGTCCGGTTGCTGACTGAAACACCGCTGGTGGATTACTCTGGCGGCATTGCCAAAGGCTGGACAATGGGCGGTGACTTTTCTGGCCAGCTCAGTCTGGTGTTGCCCATTGAGGATGTCGAGAAGGTTGAGGTTAAGGTCGATCTTGAAACCGCTAATGGTTCTTTTGCAAGTAAGACGCCTAATATAGAACTGGATCAGATTCAGGGTGCCTTCGCTTACGACACTGCAAACGGTTTGCAGTCTGAACAGCTGCAGGCGCGCTTTCTGGGGGATACCATTCAGGGCTCCATCACGTCGAGCATCGATTATCTTGGTCATGAGACCATGCAGGTGGACTGGCAGGGCAGGGTAGCCACCGATGCATTGCAGAACTGGCTGGAACTGGATTTCCTCAGCTTGCTGGAAGGTGCGTCGGATTATTCGGGTAGCCTTGTGCTGAAAGACTCCGGCCCTCTTCAGGCACAGGTTTCCATCAGTAGTGAGCTTGAAGGTATAGAAATTGAGTTACCGGCGCCGCTGGGTGTCGCTGCCGATGACAAGAAGCTGCTGACGATCAGGCAGAATGTCTACAGAGATCGTAATGAACTGTTTGTCCGGCTGGGTGATGTCGGTCGGGCGCACTTCTTGTTTGACCCCGAGTATGACTTCAAAGCAGCGGCTGTCCATTTGGGTAAAAATGGCGCCCTGCCGTCCATGGAACCCGGTAAAATTCTGGTATCAGGTACGGTTCCGGAACTGGATATTGAGCCGTGGATCGCTGTTTTTGACGGACAGCCGCCTGGTGAAGAAGAGCTGACGCTGTTATCACAGGTAGAGATGGACAATGTCAAAATAGACCGGCTGATTTACGACGATTATGTTCTGAAAGATCTGATGCTCAGGGTCAAACTGGGGTCGAACTATACGGAAGTGACCGTAAACAGCGAGCCTGTAGACGGACAGCTGCTGATCCCGAGTCGTCCGTCTCTGCCCTTTACACTGGATATGAACCGTCTGCATCTGCCGGAACCTCCAGAGAAGGATGATGATCAGGCTGACGGTGATGAAGACTGGCTGGCACACATCGATCCCCGGGATCTGCCTTCTGCCATTGTGAAAATCGATTCTCTGAAAATCGGGCACCGAAATTTAGGTGACCTGTCGTTTATAATGCAGCCTGTTCCCGGCGGCAAACGGATCAGTGACATCAATTCCGGCATTGAAGGCATGAGATTTACCGGATCGCTGGACTGGCAGTATGTGAATGATCAGCATCATACCCGCTATCAGGGCGGGCTGAGAGGTAAGCACATTGACAGATTGCAGGAATCTCTTGGTCTGCCCGTCATGGTGGAAGCGAAGGACACCCGGATTGATACCACGCTGGACTGGCAGGGTTCACCGCTCGGGGTCAACATGGATACCCTCAATGGCACGTTAAAACTGCGCCATAAGGAGGGCATCCTGAAACAGCTGGATGGTGGTGCCGGCGCTTTGAAGCTGTTTGGTATCTTCAATACAGAAGCATTGCTACGACGGATCAGGCTCGATTTTTCCGATCTGTACTCATCCGGTGTCAGCTTTGACACCATGAAAGGACAGCTGGACTTTGACAATGGCATTATTACGTTTGAAGAACCTCTGAGTGTTGAAGGCCCGTCGTCTAACTTTAAACTGGACGGTCTGGTGAACACCCGTGATGAGGTCATGGATCTCAGTCTGGTGGTGACATTGCCGGTAACGTCAAACCTGCCTATTCTTAGCGTGCTGTTTGGCACAGCGCCGCAGGTGGCAGGGATTATCTATCTGGCCGACAAGCTGGTCGGGCGACAGGTTGACCAGCTTGCCAGCATTCGTTACCGGATCACCGGCAGCTTCGATGAGCCTTCGGTTACACTGAATCAACTGTTTTCCGGTGATCCTCAAAAAAATGGCACAAACGGTCAATAA
- the mreD gene encoding rod shape-determining protein MreD — MSVQRANAHWVVWVSLLVAYVLSILPMPAWLSIARPAWIPMVILYWIMALPERFGLLFAFLTGIILDVFLGTYFGQSSMGLLLVAVVVLGLHRRLRMFPWWQQAFMVFVIIGLYQMLNLWMRALLGGTTPSLWYLLPSVSSAALWPWVSGVLRFLRRYFRVI; from the coding sequence ATGAGCGTACAAAGAGCGAATGCCCACTGGGTTGTGTGGGTCAGCCTGCTGGTGGCTTATGTCTTGAGTATTTTGCCGATGCCCGCCTGGTTGTCGATTGCACGACCGGCATGGATTCCCATGGTCATCCTGTACTGGATCATGGCGTTGCCGGAACGGTTTGGTTTGCTGTTCGCGTTTTTAACGGGAATTATTCTGGATGTTTTCCTCGGGACGTATTTCGGCCAGAGTTCCATGGGATTGTTACTGGTAGCGGTGGTGGTACTGGGTTTGCACCGGCGTCTGCGCATGTTCCCCTGGTGGCAACAAGCCTTTATGGTGTTTGTCATAATTGGTCTTTATCAGATGCTCAATCTGTGGATGCGCGCCCTGCTGGGTGGCACGACCCCTTCCTTATGGTATTTACTGCCATCCGTCAGTAGTGCGGCTTTATGGCCCTGGGTGTCCGGAGTGCTAAGGTTTTTGCGGCGCTACTTTCGTGTTATCTGA
- the gatC gene encoding Asp-tRNA(Asn)/Glu-tRNA(Gln) amidotransferase subunit GatC produces the protein MAIDASEIQKVAHLARLSIDDSQVEATAGTISNILDLVGQMQSVNTDNVEPMAHPLDATQRLREDVVTEPNNREKLQSVAPAVEDGLFLVPKVIE, from the coding sequence ATGGCCATTGATGCCTCTGAAATTCAGAAGGTTGCCCATTTGGCACGCCTGTCTATTGATGACAGTCAGGTAGAAGCCACTGCCGGCACCATCAGCAACATTCTGGATCTGGTGGGCCAGATGCAGTCTGTCAACACTGACAATGTAGAGCCTATGGCTCACCCTCTGGACGCTACACAACGTCTGCGTGAAGACGTGGTGACTGAACCCAATAATCGCGAAAAACTGCAGAGCGTTGCGCCTGCCGTTGAGGACGGCCTGTTCCTGGTGCCTAAAGTGATTGAGTGA
- the rng gene encoding ribonuclease G, whose amino-acid sequence MSEEILMNITPMESRVALVENGVLQEIYIERARSRGIVGNIYKGKVVRVLPGMQAAFVDIGLERAAFIHASEIAPRNSEKTDEQVERPIGELVHEGQSLVVQVTKDPLGTKGARLTTHISIPARYLVLMPQNNHVGISLRIEDADERERLRQLVEKCIEQEGCQDKGGFILRTAAEGIGETEVMADIQFLHRLWDTTLETIKENRAPAAIYEDLPLYLRTMRDLVDPDIEKIRIDSKETFTKVSKFVKKLVPQVDGRVEYYPGERPIFDLFGVEDEINKALSRKVQLKSGGYLIIDQTEAMTTIDVNTGAFVGHRNLEETIFKTNLEASVAIARQLRLRNLGGIIIIDFIDMDDQEHQRQVQRTFEKSLEKDHAKTNITGVSELGLVEMTRKRTRESLENVLCETCTTCEGKGSLKTAETVCYEVFREILRAVRAYDSKSYTVLASEKVVDRLLDEESSNVADLEEFIEKTIRFQVEPMYSQEQFDVILV is encoded by the coding sequence ATGAGCGAAGAAATTCTGATGAATATCACGCCGATGGAATCACGAGTGGCGTTGGTAGAAAATGGAGTCCTTCAGGAAATCTATATTGAGCGAGCCCGAAGCCGTGGAATTGTAGGCAATATCTACAAAGGCAAGGTAGTCAGGGTGCTTCCTGGCATGCAGGCAGCTTTTGTTGATATTGGTCTGGAGCGCGCTGCGTTTATTCATGCCAGTGAAATCGCCCCGCGTAACAGCGAAAAGACTGATGAGCAGGTTGAACGCCCCATCGGCGAGCTGGTGCATGAAGGGCAGTCGCTGGTGGTGCAGGTGACCAAAGACCCTCTGGGCACCAAAGGTGCCCGGCTGACCACCCATATTTCCATTCCGGCCCGTTATCTGGTGCTCATGCCCCAGAACAATCATGTGGGTATTTCCCTGCGTATTGAAGACGCTGATGAACGTGAACGTCTGCGACAGCTGGTAGAAAAGTGCATTGAGCAGGAAGGTTGTCAGGACAAAGGCGGTTTCATTCTGCGCACTGCCGCTGAAGGCATTGGCGAAACGGAAGTGATGGCGGATATCCAGTTTCTGCACCGCTTGTGGGACACCACTCTGGAAACCATCAAGGAAAACCGTGCGCCTGCTGCTATCTACGAAGACCTGCCGTTATACCTTCGCACCATGCGAGATCTGGTAGACCCTGATATTGAAAAAATCCGGATTGATTCCAAGGAAACCTTCACCAAAGTCTCCAAGTTTGTGAAAAAACTGGTACCCCAGGTGGATGGACGGGTTGAATATTATCCGGGCGAACGCCCTATTTTCGATCTGTTTGGGGTTGAGGATGAAATCAACAAGGCGCTGAGTCGCAAAGTGCAGCTCAAGTCCGGCGGTTATCTGATTATTGACCAGACAGAAGCAATGACCACGATTGACGTCAACACGGGTGCTTTTGTCGGTCATCGTAATCTGGAAGAGACGATTTTCAAAACCAATCTGGAAGCGTCGGTTGCCATTGCCCGCCAACTGCGTTTGCGGAACCTGGGCGGGATCATCATCATCGACTTTATCGATATGGACGATCAGGAGCACCAGCGTCAGGTGCAGCGTACCTTTGAGAAGTCATTGGAAAAAGATCACGCCAAAACCAATATTACCGGTGTCAGTGAGCTGGGGCTGGTGGAAATGACCCGCAAGCGCACCCGTGAGTCTCTGGAAAATGTACTGTGTGAAACCTGCACCACCTGCGAGGGCAAAGGCAGCCTGAAAACGGCAGAAACGGTGTGTTACGAAGTGTTCAGGGAAATTCTCCGCGCGGTTCGTGCTTACGACAGTAAAAGCTACACCGTACTGGCATCAGAAAAGGTAGTGGATCGCCTGCTGGATGAAGAGTCCAGTAATGTGGCTGACCTTGAAGAGTTTATTGAGAAAACGATACGCTTTCAGGTTGAGCCTATGTACAGTCAGGAACAGTTTGACGTCATTCTTGTCTGA
- the mreC gene encoding rod shape-determining protein MreC encodes MKPIFSQQQSLATRFVLLTLLSLGLLFVDHSFNYLSVVRNWMTAAATPVQFLADIPTRIWGVADEFVTSRSDLMEDNARLKAKNLILEQKVQKLASLTAQNIRLRELLNSSELVDEQVLVAEIVGVDPDPFRHIVTINKGSLNGVFEGQAIVDAHGVMGQVVEVTPLSSRVVLVTDNSSRVPVQVNRTGYRAVAAGTGLPDSMELMHIPDTADIREGDLLTSSGLGQRYPAGYPLGKVRKVVHHPGDAFSNVEIQLLAEVNRSRFVLLVFRTPHKSILDLPVDDETGNSSEESQEQAADGQGEAS; translated from the coding sequence ATCAAACCGATATTCAGTCAACAACAGTCACTGGCAACACGTTTTGTTCTGCTGACGCTCCTGTCTCTGGGGCTTTTGTTTGTTGACCATAGTTTTAATTATTTATCCGTTGTCCGTAACTGGATGACGGCGGCTGCAACGCCGGTGCAGTTTCTTGCAGACATCCCCACCAGAATCTGGGGTGTTGCCGATGAGTTTGTGACATCCCGCAGTGATCTGATGGAAGACAATGCTCGTCTGAAAGCAAAAAACCTGATTCTGGAACAGAAAGTTCAGAAGCTGGCCAGCCTGACAGCTCAGAATATTCGTCTGCGTGAGTTGTTGAACTCTTCGGAACTGGTGGATGAACAGGTGCTGGTGGCAGAGATTGTTGGTGTAGACCCCGATCCTTTCAGGCATATTGTGACCATCAACAAGGGTTCTTTGAACGGAGTGTTTGAAGGGCAGGCTATTGTTGATGCCCATGGTGTTATGGGACAAGTGGTTGAAGTCACACCTCTGAGCAGCCGGGTTGTTCTGGTGACGGATAACTCCAGTCGAGTACCCGTGCAGGTCAATCGCACCGGTTATCGTGCTGTGGCAGCAGGCACCGGACTGCCGGATTCCATGGAGCTGATGCATATTCCCGATACGGCAGATATACGGGAAGGTGACTTGTTAACCAGCTCCGGTCTGGGGCAGCGCTATCCTGCCGGTTACCCGCTCGGCAAGGTTCGCAAGGTGGTTCATCATCCCGGCGATGCGTTCTCCAATGTGGAAATTCAGCTGCTGGCAGAAGTTAACCGCAGCCGTTTTGTTCTGCTGGTATTCCGAACCCCTCACAAGTCCATACTGGATCTGCCGGTGGATGACGAGACCGGCAATAGCAGTGAAGAGTCGCAAGAACAGGCCGCTGATGGACAGGGAGAGGCGTCATGA
- a CDS encoding rod shape-determining protein yields MLKRLRGLFSSDLSIDLGTANTLVYVREKGIVLNEPSVVAIRNLGSQKSVVAVGADAKRMLGRTPGNITAIRPMKDGVIADFDVCERMLQHFINKVHENSFIQPSPRVLVCVPCKSTKVERRAIRESVLGAGAREVYLIEEPMAAAIGAGMPVEEASGSMVVDIGGGTTEIAIISLSGVVYSESIRLGGDRFDDAIVTYVRRNYGSLIGDATAERIKQEIAIAYPSDELLEIDVRGRNLAEGIPRSFTLNSAEILDALQESLSAIVQAVKSALEQSPPELASDIAERGMVLTGGGALLRDLDKLISEETGLPVLIAEDPLTCVARGGGRALEMMDKHRMDLLSTD; encoded by the coding sequence ATGCTGAAAAGGTTACGGGGTCTGTTTTCCAGCGATTTATCGATCGACTTGGGAACCGCCAATACACTGGTCTATGTCCGTGAGAAGGGCATTGTCCTGAATGAGCCATCGGTTGTGGCCATTCGCAATCTGGGATCTCAAAAGAGTGTGGTAGCGGTTGGTGCTGACGCCAAGCGTATGCTGGGGCGTACGCCTGGCAATATCACAGCGATTCGTCCTATGAAAGACGGCGTTATCGCCGATTTTGACGTGTGTGAACGCATGCTCCAGCACTTTATTAATAAAGTGCATGAGAACAGTTTTATTCAACCAAGCCCACGGGTTCTGGTTTGTGTGCCGTGCAAGTCCACCAAGGTTGAACGTCGGGCGATCCGGGAATCCGTGCTGGGTGCGGGTGCTCGCGAGGTATACCTGATCGAAGAACCAATGGCGGCTGCTATTGGTGCCGGTATGCCGGTGGAAGAAGCCAGCGGTTCCATGGTGGTGGATATCGGTGGTGGTACCACTGAAATCGCCATTATCTCTCTGAGTGGTGTCGTTTATTCCGAATCCATTCGTCTCGGTGGTGACCGCTTTGATGATGCCATTGTGACGTATGTGCGCCGCAACTATGGCAGCCTGATCGGTGATGCTACGGCTGAACGCATCAAGCAGGAAATTGCGATCGCTTACCCAAGTGACGAACTGCTGGAAATTGACGTACGTGGTCGCAATCTGGCAGAAGGTATTCCACGCAGCTTCACCCTGAACAGTGCTGAGATTCTGGATGCACTGCAGGAGTCTCTGAGCGCTATTGTTCAGGCGGTCAAGAGTGCTCTGGAACAGTCTCCACCAGAACTGGCGTCTGACATTGCCGAACGTGGTATGGTTCTGACCGGTGGTGGTGCCTTGCTGCGCGATCTGGACAAGCTGATCAGTGAAGAAACCGGCCTGCCGGTTCTGATTGCTGAAGATCCTCTGACCTGTGTTGCCCGTGGTGGCGGTCGGGCACTGGAAATGATGGACAAACATCGTATGGATCTGCTGTCTACTGACTGA
- a CDS encoding Maf family protein — protein sequence MIYLASQSPRRQELLKQIGIPFQQLVCEIDEIPEVDESPEDYVCRMAKEKAQAGWTVMKARDLPEMPLLSADTSVVMGSKILGKPDNPEQACDMLLSLSGNCHAVMTAIAVTNGHKTIVRLSTTQVQMTPFDRARAEAYVATGEPSDKAGAYGIQGYGAILVESIRGSYSGVVGLPLQETADVLSEFGITPWHSL from the coding sequence ATGATTTATCTGGCTTCCCAATCCCCACGACGGCAGGAATTGCTGAAACAGATCGGTATTCCGTTTCAGCAGCTGGTGTGTGAAATTGATGAAATCCCTGAGGTGGATGAATCTCCTGAGGATTATGTCTGTCGTATGGCAAAGGAGAAAGCACAGGCTGGCTGGACCGTCATGAAGGCTCGTGATTTACCGGAAATGCCACTACTTTCAGCCGACACATCCGTTGTCATGGGATCGAAAATACTCGGTAAACCCGATAATCCTGAACAGGCCTGTGATATGCTGTTGTCGTTAAGTGGAAACTGTCACGCAGTGATGACGGCCATAGCGGTAACCAATGGGCATAAGACCATCGTTCGACTTTCTACCACGCAGGTGCAGATGACACCTTTTGACCGGGCACGTGCCGAAGCCTATGTCGCCACCGGTGAGCCTTCTGACAAGGCGGGTGCCTATGGCATTCAGGGTTACGGAGCCATTCTGGTTGAATCGATTCGGGGCAGCTATTCCGGTGTAGTAGGGCTTCCACTACAGGAAACCGCAGACGTTTTAAGCGAATTTGGTATCACTCCCTGGCATTCCCTGTAA
- a CDS encoding class I SAM-dependent methyltransferase has protein sequence MIEQYMVAPYDWSQQIRMNDLALPKGDQVINFFSANKPYRDCPDNRQFVETYLSRARVFSIDAQVLHYACDQIAIKNGFIMEMGVCTGRTINFIAALNPASRIYGFDSFEGLPQPWNGGEEYNFPTGEFGFKERSAVPPVLHNVCLIKGLFSETLPVFSREILQEAPISFLHMDCDIYQSATEVFQHLGHRLVPGSVVVFDELYNYPNWKEHEWKALQEFLKATDKQVEFIAFNENWGQVAVRFTD, from the coding sequence ATGATTGAGCAATACATGGTTGCTCCCTATGACTGGAGTCAACAGATTCGCATGAATGATCTCGCCCTGCCCAAAGGCGATCAGGTCATTAACTTCTTTTCTGCTAACAAACCCTATCGAGATTGTCCAGACAATCGCCAGTTTGTAGAAACTTATTTATCCAGAGCCCGGGTTTTCTCAATAGACGCTCAGGTGCTTCACTATGCCTGTGACCAGATTGCCATAAAAAACGGTTTCATCATGGAGATGGGAGTCTGCACAGGACGAACCATTAACTTTATTGCAGCCCTGAACCCGGCATCAAGAATTTACGGCTTTGACTCTTTTGAGGGTTTGCCACAACCCTGGAATGGCGGTGAGGAATATAATTTCCCAACCGGTGAATTCGGCTTTAAAGAGCGCTCTGCAGTTCCGCCCGTTCTGCATAATGTCTGCCTGATCAAAGGACTTTTCTCTGAAACCCTGCCGGTTTTTTCCCGTGAAATCCTACAGGAGGCGCCCATCAGTTTTTTGCATATGGATTGTGATATCTACCAATCTGCCACCGAAGTCTTTCAACATCTCGGTCACCGGCTGGTGCCTGGCTCCGTTGTAGTATTCGATGAACTGTATAATTACCCCAACTGGAAAGAGCACGAGTGGAAGGCTTTGCAGGAGTTTTTGAAAGCAACAGACAAGCAGGTCGAGTTTATTGCATTTAATGAAAACTGGGGGCAGGTTGCGGTGCGTTTTACTGATTAA